The region gaattgacccagcaattatcagccatgtcttggacatagataaaaaatttccaccagtataacagaaaaggaggttgctcgacaaagatagatcaaaagctttaaaggaagaagtcgagaagctaaaggagaacggattcatcagggtagcgttttatccatcgtgcgtctctaatctcgtactagttcccaagccgaatggaaaatggagaacatgcatggatttcacagaccttaataaagccttcccaaaagattgtttcccactcccaaggatcgaccagctggtcaatcattcatggatgcatactctggatacaatcagatcagtatgcacccacctgatgaggatcacactagctttcggaccgatacagggctctactgttacaaagtgatgcctttcggtttgaaaaatgctggtgcaacttaccagcgactggtcaatcacatgtttaaagagctgattaGTGTAAACATGGAAGTGTgtattgacgacatgctggttaagtcgaagaaggcagaagagcacATTGGGGAcctacaagagtgcttcaacatcttaaataaatatcagatgaagctgaatccccttaagtgttccttcggagttggatcagggaaatttttgggatttatagtgaactcacgaggtatcgaagctaatcttgaaaagatcaaggccctggtcgatatgaaatcgccaacaaagataaaagatgttcaaagtttaaccgggagaattgcCACTTTAattagatttatctccaaatccacggacaagtgcgtcccattttttaatctacttagaggcaataaaaaattcgagtggatgaAGGAGTGCGAGTgggctttccaagctctaaagtctcatatgtcgcagccaccgatttTGTCTAAAccggttgaaaaagaaactttgttcatctatttggcggtcatagaatatgctgctagtgttgtcttggtaagagaggaggaataTGTGCAAAAAactgtgtattatataagcaaaaggctaataggagcagaactgggATATCAAGCCATTGATAAATCAGCCTATTGGTTGATCTTAGCCTCTAGAAAGTtgtggccatacttccaagctcaccccattgcagtattaaccgaccagcccctatgGCAAGTCCTGCcgaaaccagaagccgctggtcgattattgaaatgggcagttgaacttggaaaatttgatatctcttacttgccacgagaaCCAATGAAGGGACAGGCTCTGGCAAACTTTGTTGTAGAGTTCAACGGACTTCAGGACACTGAATTGATAGAAGATCCTGGGCCTCAGAGCCAAACTCCTGCTTGGAAATTATTcacagatggctcttccaacgagcacaacgcTAGAGCAGGTGTGATTTCAATCACATctgaagggcatagattccactgcgcaatcagattcgactttatagcatctaataacgaagctgaatacgaagctttgctcgtAGGATTacgattagccaaggatatgaacataaagttgcTTGAAATCTgtagtgactcccagttagtagttaatcaaattactaGAGAATATCAAGCCTGGggtctaaagatggttgcttatttgaacaaaacaaaggatttgttggcgcaatttgaaaaatatactctccagcaagtaccttgcgaccagaactcaaatgttgatgctttggccaaattagcaagtgcaaaggatgctgacaccttgaatatagtgcCTATTGAATGACTATCCACCCCAAGCATCAAaacagaagaaacctctctggtaatCCAATCAGTGGACACGTGGATGGCACCCTTTATTGATTACTTGACGCATGGGGTACTGTCGACGAACAGAAATaaagcaagagccctccagaggCAATCTAATCGATTTATTCTGGTCAACAGAattttatacagaagagggtactcaatgccactcctaaggtgtgtttataaagaaaaggccaaataattaatgcgagaagtccatgaaggtttctgcggagatcatgctggggggcagagtttataaaaaaagatccgaaggcaaggatacttctagccaacaatgaatgaagactttgtggattttgttcgaaagtgcgacaagtgccaaagattttccaagatacccccagcagcccctaatgagctaaaacaaatgcaaagcctGTGGCCATTCACAGTGTGGGGGATggatttgattgggtctttgcccacaggaaaatgcaacgtcaagtatgttgtgattgttgttgactacttcacgaagtgggccgaagctgagccacttgcaaccataacaaccaaaaaggtgctggattttgtggtcaagaacattgtgtgtcactatggatttccaaggaaaattttctcagacaacggcacacaatttgatagtgatctgttcacaaatttttgcgagaggcatgttattatcaaaagcttttctttagtagctcatccacaggcaaaCAGACAAGTTGAGGttgtcaataagacactaaaggatactctgaagaaaaggcttgaagaagcaaaagggggcatggccagagcagttgcctgaagtcctttggtcatatagaacatcccatcgaacagcaacaggccatactccattctccttggcctatgggtgtgAAGCTATGTTGCTGgttgaattagatctgccatcaCACCGAAGGTTGGCATATGATTAAGATGTTAACagccaattattgatggaattttTGGATTTCATTGATGAAAGGCGTGatcaagcccaacttcgagtagcagcttaccaacaaaaggtcgctcggtacttcaactctaaagtacgtgaaagaaaatttaatgtaggagatttggtacttagaagagttttcctcaacacccgcgatcaagctgctggagtgcttggacctaactgggaagggccatatcaaatcgaagaagtccttcaatcaggcacttacaaacttgctcgcttaaatggagatctcattcctcgctattggaatgggaacacctgcacaagtattatcaataaaacggttctttttaaagaattggcttgtattaatgtaactttttacaagtttatgaacaagggtcaGTCATTcatatgactgatcgcttataagtgtacgATCATttcttgatcactcgtacagacacgattgtccatttattacgagaaataaaaggaactgtgcgcagctagttattcttgccaattattgtatttattacaagtatttgctcattacgtgtgttgttttgataTATTCTCATTCTCATAAGTAATTATCACGAGTAGAAATGTTCGAATAGGtcttggtcaaggaaagtgaccgaggaccttaagctcctcaatcacttggggggcatataaggtaccaagcaagcaaagcatattaacaagtatatgtaaacacacgagcaaaataagggaaagcatactacggtacttagagtatttttcaaaattttgtttaaattttgttaaatcaaaccaaaatgctatgctaagttcggtcatgcaaacacaattttgtaatatattgcaagtattataatatgtAAATATGAAAAGTAAAttgttttacaccgcgagcagctATTTCTCGGATGTAATtctttatttaaaagaaaatgctGCTCGtgcaacaaaaaatatattgtcttgacaCTACGAACCGAGGTTTGTGTGTCccaaattataaatttaaataaaaacataagaaattatgaagcaggaggatcttgaggaattTTCTGGTCGACAAAGGCCCCAATTTCCTCGCCTACGCCATCGATGCCCGTATCCAAAGAGATTTTGGGGGATGCTGGAATTTTCACTCTCTCCTTCTCTTCAAGGCGAGCCAGACACCTGTGTAGCTCAAACTACCTCATACGGTCTGGTAGATAGCTGAAGTCCGCCCTGCAGTTATTCTTCCAGAACATATAGAAGCATTTAAAAGTGGTTCCCTTGTACTTCTCCAGATTACtggcattggtctcctcgagctctttcACGTGTTCCTCCAACCCCTTAGTCTCCTTTCTGCTGATGACCATATCAACTTGAAGCTTAGAGGCTTCCTTGAAATTAATCAAagaagcctccttgtacttctctttagTTTCAATGGCTTTGGTCAAGGCATCCTGGTACTGCTTCAGCTCTTCAGCCAGCTTGGCCTTCTGTTCGAATAATTCAGCATTTTTCTTCTCGACTACCTCGAGCTGCTCATTGTATTTGGCCTCAGCCGTCTTGAGTTCCTCAGCATGTTTATCCTCAGACGCTCTGAGCTGTTCACCAAGCCTCTTCTCGTATTGAGCAATCAATGCCCCCGAGCAGCGCCAGCCAGCACTCATGGTtagaactccctgcgatcagaaaaaagataaaaatgttagtggaaataaaatgacaaaataagCAAATAAAACTCAGAAAAAAATGGCAACTTACGCTGGGCACTTCGTTCAATGCACGATTGAAGATCTGCTCGACTTCCATGGAGTCAGTGTTGCTGATGGCCTCTCGGCTGTGTTGGTGCCTCAATAGCTTTGTCAGCCTATCTTTGGCCGAGATGAGAGCCATGTTCATCAGAGCCTCTCCTGTCTGATTAGGAGGTGTCTGGTCagtgggagttggaggagtttGGTCGGCAGGCGTTGGAGGAAGAGTCTGGTCCATGGGAGCTGGTGGCGACGGCTGGTCGACGGGAGCTGGAGGAGGTGTTGTTTCCTTAGAAGGAACTAGTATTGGAGGATCCTCTGTCCGAGTCTTTTTCATCGGAGGGTTGTTGTTGCTTTCTCCACGATGTTGCCTGCTCCCCTTTTTCTTGCTCACAGGAGCAACGGGGTCAGGTTCGCTATACAAGTTGAATGGATCTTCAGCAGACATGACTACAAAATAGAAGCGAACAGTCAGGCAATATAGATGGAGATACCTACTAAATCAAGGAAATAAGATCAAGgaaattacaagtaaaatactCGAGCTACCACTACTGGTCACTGCATTActtattgtactactgctacactcactctctaccttgaagaagtctgaatttaaattaggtgtgtatttaaattttccatccccgtcaaataaatgaaaGGGAATGGGAAaaatgtctaagagtgagaagtcagtaccgttctcatccgaagactcaagaataggctcgggATGCTCATAGACCTTCTGCTTGCCCTTTCCTTATTGAGCAGGGGCAGTAGCTGCTTGCAGAGTGCTGAAGGGTTCCCTAATGGTCACTCCCGTAGCCCTCctcctcgggggttgtgacacatcttggtgctgctcgggaacttctccccAAATAGCACTTCCTGCAGTTGAttccctcacgtcctggtgaggtgccagaaggccaaccagccttagattTGTCTCCGTGACCAGctttttgacacctttttcaatATTTGTGATGCCGGTCAAGGATGTTGCTCGTTTCTCCATATCTGGAGTGGgagctggtcgatgccatggacTTGAATGACACCAAAGTTCTAAAGAATGTGTAGAAAAGCTAAACAAAATCTAAAGACCAGTAAATAAATGGTTTACCTCCTTCAGtaaaggctaggttgttggcgacTAGGTCTGGTGTTaagaagtactcttggaagtactttcccacgttggacttATGGGTAatatcactcaggaaggtgcgagcagattcctagTGGTAGAAATGAAAGATCCTcatgttgttgtggttggggttagatttgagatcaaacaagtaattgatctcatgtggcgtaggGACAGGCCACTTCTTGTTACTGTATAGAATATAGAGAGCCGAGAgcactctatatccgtttgggatgatttgaAAGGGAgcaacctcgaaataattggccaccccctggaagaacggatgaagaggcaaggttgcccttgcttcaatgtgatatctcgaccaggcgctaaaggCGCCCCCAAGCAAGTTTGCCCGCAGGTCGATTGTAggcttgattagggttatcccaggaattccgtacttcttgagataattccctaccatcctagctgtaataaCACTAGGAGGTACTACGTACCATTCAacctctggtcgaaggacgtcttGAAGTCGtgcttttgtttgaatttctggcTGGGAAGTGTTTTCAGGTTGAGGGCTGGTCGAAggagtttcagcccgaggagcaggttgtaacgacccggattttcaagactcgataatgcataaatataaatgttttcatttaacaaaatgtctcaaaaacccgtataattttttttaaaattcgtatggccatacttaacatttaattacaaacatattttataaagagtagagtgagcctagtttaggaaaattacacaacatttccaaaaataaaatggcttcccaaaaggtaggttcacatgtacatttgcaaagtaaactccagcactcactgctctgccttgcccttgttcttacctacaacaggaaacaactaggtaagcaaaaacacttagtaagttcaaccttaaaacaaaagcatgcagagaattagggttacggatccatccagaccctacagaatcaatttcaagaacacaaaagtgtcctggcaaacttatgatcatgcctgataaccaattaCAAagtatttcatataaacagataaatttctgcacttagaaaatcccagaacaagcagatatattatatcacaactatatcttatcaacaaatatatccctgcactctgaaaatcccagagcaagaaaatataatatatcacaatataattcgagaccaacactcGACAATTTCCAAATATTCGGgtgtaacacgccctccagcataaatgctaatctgtaagagaaaatcgagtctcaacactaagatctagccaataaatatccccatcaagggaaaccatcgttttatctagggcatcgctacttatccaagagtaaatccctcacaagggtaaccatcaagctACCTAGGGCATcgttacttatccaagagtgtaatcgaagttacgcggttttacagagacttctatgttaatcagtggtgttggtgagcagttgcccctagggtgttcagcctcactcaaacttggcaacccctggtatctctaggcactctcactgaatggccaatattcacggctgctatccgtgaataacttattagagcacttgctcgggttctaaccgttcactgattaagtaagcatgagggcccctaggtcccatagCAATCCTCACCtattggccactcgtcgcggtaatgaaccagacataataaaatcaagcagtgtgacaaggatcagccgtctaggatatgacggatatctaccgttcatattttctaattctgcacccactagactaacgtctcttagcaactttctacgacagtgtataaatgtgcatgtgtccctatactaacatacaatacaatagtcgtttcaggttgcagccacacaatataagttgacttacttggattccttagctctcagcaggatttcaccctccaacgttcagtccagttacgctagccaatactgtagttattcATACATTATACTAGGAtttcagattaattatggcactcataatttattattattattattttgggtagtttggtcattttaataaaaataatttgtaaggataaaagatccttatttggttttaaatccATTAAGGAacttcatacaaaaatatttgagactaaaccctaagtctcggggagacctatcctatggtctcgatacctaagCTCGGGTATCataatagtattttcccacaatcctctaaaaatcttattctttaaaaatatcgctat is a window of Humulus lupulus chromosome 4, drHumLupu1.1, whole genome shotgun sequence DNA encoding:
- the LOC133832497 gene encoding uncharacterized protein LOC133832497, with the protein product MSAEDPFNLYSEPDPVAPVSKKKGSRQHRGESNNNPPMKKTRTEDPPILVPSKETTPPPAPVDQPSPPAPMDQTLPPTPADQTPPTPTDQTPPNQTGEALMNMALISAKDRLTKLLRHQHSREAISNTDSMEVEQIFNRALNEVPSGVLTMSAGWRCSGALIAQYEKRLGEQLRASEDKHAEELKTAEAKYNEQLEVVEKKNAELFEQKAKLAEELKQYQDALTKAIETKEKYKEASLINFKEASKLQVDMVISRKETKGLEEHVKELEETNASNLEKYKGTTFKCFYMFWKNNCRADFSYLPDRMR